One window of the Cotesia glomerata isolate CgM1 linkage group LG10, MPM_Cglom_v2.3, whole genome shotgun sequence genome contains the following:
- the LOC123273092 gene encoding innexin inx7-like — protein MASILGTFSVLKNHLKLKYTEDNAVIDNIVFRLHYRATFLILVSGSLLVSARQFFGEHIKCIIDKGSLPSYVVDTFCFFKSTYTVSKHMNKTLVELGHIPHPGVGPFTKDDEITHYVYYQWVPFVLFFQALLFYIPRYLWRNAEGGRMKALVSGLHLATLALHEEKTELESGKTIPSKRDRDEKIQQIRNAFLNRLHINRPWAYYMSFCELINFTNVLAQIYITDAFLGGAFLDLGLTTTQFEHSPGDKMTPLDIVFPKVTKCTFHKYGPSGTIQHHDALCVMALNIINEKIYIFLWFWFIILAIVTGLGLVWRMLTMLLHSRSIAFNRYIFSIACPGKYNPWNVLKLTHDYYYGDWLFLYYLAKNLDNYVFKELLEKLAYDLEERKAERLRQLKSLSPEHEPLKQA, from the exons atggcttcCATTCTCGGAACATTTTCCGTTCTCAAGAATCATCTCAAGTTGAAATACACCGAGGACAACGCAGTGATCGACAATATtg tttttaggCTTCACTATCGTGCTACTTTTTTGATACTTGTCAGTGGTTCCTTACTTGTATCTGCAAGGCAATTTTTTGGCGAACATATTAA atgtATTATTGACAAAGGATCGCTACCGAGCTATGTGGTGGATacgttttgttttttcaagtCGACGTACACTGTT TCTAAACACATGAATAAGACACTAGTCGAACTGGGACACATACCTCACCCAGGTGTTGGACCATTCACCAAAGACGATGAAATCACGCATTACGTTTATTATCAGTGGGTTCCGTTTGTGCTGTTTTTCCAAGCGCTGCTTTTTTATATTCCGCGTTATCTTTGGAGAAACGCAGAAg gTGGTCGAATGAAGGCACTGGTCTCAGGCCTCCATCTAGCGACTTTAGCCCTCCACGAGGAGAAAACAGAGCTAGAGAGCGGAAAAACAATACCCTCAAAACGGGACCGGGACGAGAAAATCCAGCAAATAAGAAACGCATTTTTGAACCGGCTGCACATAAACCGCCCCTGGGCGTACTACATGAGTTTTTGcgagttaataaatttcacgAACGTACTCGCGCAAATTTACATAACGGATGCATTTCTGGGTGGCGCATTCCTGGATCTAGGTCTCACGACGACACAATTCGAGCACTCGCCGGGTGATAAAATGACACCGCTCGATATTGTATTTCCCAAGGTAACAAAGTGTACATTTCACAAATACGGTCCCTCCGGAACGATCCAGCACCACGACGCACTCTGCGTTATGGCACTCAACatcattaatgaaaaaatctaCATTTTTCTATGGTTTTGGTTCATCATATTAGCTATCGTCACGGGCCTTGGCCTCGTCTGGCGGATGCTAACCATGTTATTACACTCAAG AAGCATTGCGTTCAATCGCTACATATTTTCCATAGCCTGTCCCGGAAAATACAACCCCTGGAATGTTCTGAAACTGACCCACGATTACTACTACGGCGACTGGCTCTTCCTCTACTACCTTGCCAAAAATTTGGACAACTATGTCTTCAAAGAACTTCTAGAAAAGCTGGCTTACGATTTGGAGGAAAGAAAAGCTGAACGGTTAAGACAGTTGAAGAGTTTGTCGCCTGAACATGAACCTCTTAAACAGGCTTGA